Part of the Candoia aspera isolate rCanAsp1 chromosome 1, rCanAsp1.hap2, whole genome shotgun sequence genome, cctgcccccccagttCACTTCTCAAGTCCATCAGAAGCCAACGTTGCTTTTAGCCCCGGGCGTGCTGGAGGACGACGGTGTCCTGGCTCTCATCTTCCGCAAGCTGTCAAGCAGCCGCCGCCTAAAGTATCTCTCGCTGTATCTGAGTCCGGTCAGGTGTCTCAGAGCTGGGGGCATTTGTTCCTGGGTGACATCCACATAAACTGGGATGACTTTCGCCCCCTTCTGGTGTATGGAATGGACCAGGTTCCATTCCAAGATGCGCTGGCACCAAGGGTCAGTCACTGAATGGGGGGTCAAGAGGACGATGGCAAGTCGGCTGCTTTGGATGATCTCATTCACGGAGGCCAAAACCGGCTTCCCGGCCACGTGGTCCTGATGTTCAACGTAGCCACAGAAGCCGTCCTCGGCCAGCATCTCGCGGATGGCAGTGGCAATGGGATCGTCATCCAGGCAATACCAGAGGGAGAAATCATATTGAAACAAAGATGTCATGGCATAAAACTAGAGCAACTGCCCCCAGGGGTGAGTGGTGATTTTCTCACCCCGCCCCCCTACCCACAAAGTCCACTTGTCCCAGCCTATCTCAGTATGTGAACTCTGTGGAAACTTCCCCTTGGCTTTCCCCAAGAGAGGTGTTTTGTTCTAAACGTCTGtatggagaaaacaaaacaagggccAATGGATCGCTGCAGAAGTAAGAGCAGCAGTGAATCTGGGGccgaaaaaataaaaggaaggctAACTGCACAACTGGGCATCTCCAAGTGAGCACAGCGAAGAGATTCAGGCCCTCGAGAGGCTTGCAGCGGGCAACTGGTTTTGACACACATTCACAGAACCGAAAACACAGACGGTGTTTGAGATGTGTAGCGTAGGCATGCTGAAATCACATCACAATTGCGAGTCTTTAGTTCAAGCATGGCATGATCCTGCAGGGGACGTGGGTCGACTTTGCTGTGGTCGCTTCTCAAAACGTATCTCACAAAGCCCTTTGCTTCATCTCTAAGATGCCCTGCTCCAGAGTAGCCCCAGCCAGTTTCAGCTCCTCACACTTCTCTTTGAGCAAACTGCAGGCCTTCTGGAGGCGGTGGTTCATCTCCACGTAGGACTGGGTCAGCCGGTAGAGGCGTTCCCTCTTGGCCTCTGGGTCT contains:
- the C1H19orf25 gene encoding UPF0449 protein C19orf25 homolog isoform X2 — translated: MTSKAKKRVVLPTRPEPPNAEQILEDVQRAQPNDPVFVLLVEPNEDLPTPTKNEDPEAKRERLYRLTQSYVEMNHRLQKACSLLKEKCEELKLAGATLEQGILEMKQRAL